In Halotia branconii CENA392, the genomic stretch GATCTGTGGTCAGCAAGTCCTTGTCGGTTGCCGGAGTTACTTGTACCGCTGCAAGGGAAACCGCCACACACGATGTCGAATTGTCCCCGATTGCAGTGGTAATTGGTGACATCTGCGTGGATTGGGATTTGTGGTTGTTCATAGCGAAGTCGTGATTGGGAGTAGGGGGAGATTTCGACAAATTGCTGGACTTGGAACTTGTGTGACAGACCAGCCGCAGCGATACCGTGGTGGCATAGTCCGCCAATGCCGGAGAAAAGTGAGAGGACGGATTTCATAGGGCGTTCTCCTTTGGAGTTGCCGCAGGCATCGCCTCCAGTTTTTCTTCTGGCAACTCAATTTCGGTATCAAATAGCCCCTGTCTGCCAGTAACTTGAATCGGAGGCATGATTCGCCTGATGTTCTCTAATTTCCAAGCGAACCTGTCAACAGTCCAATCACCACAATCAATCTCAGTTTCCGGTTGCGCGCTAATGAATGCTGAGGTCATACGTATGCAGTCGGTCAAATCAGCCAGGGCAACTGCACACCCGAAAGATAAATCGTCCCATTCCAGCCAGTTGTCAGTTTCAGCTAGTTGGATCTGGTAAGTGTAGAAAATGCTGGCGTAAATCTGTTGTTGTTGTATGCTGGTCTTTTTGGCGGCACAGATTAGCAACGGGCCTCTGTAGCTTGTAGCCCAGGAGCGAGTTTCGTATTTCTTCAGTCCCATTGGGATAAGAGAAGCCCAGGGCTGATGAAGGCTAATGGCTTTGATGGTTGTGTTAGTCATGCAGATAATTCCTCGTCTATCTTGTCTAATGATGGATATGGCAAGCCAGCTTCGGTAAATACA encodes the following:
- a CDS encoding ASCH domain-containing protein, translated to MTNTTIKAISLHQPWASLIPMGLKKYETRSWATSYRGPLLICAAKKTSIQQQQIYASIFYTYQIQLAETDNWLEWDDLSFGCAVALADLTDCIRMTSAFISAQPETEIDCGDWTVDRFAWKLENIRRIMPPIQVTGRQGLFDTEIELPEEKLEAMPAATPKENAL